The following proteins come from a genomic window of Yinghuangia sp. ASG 101:
- a CDS encoding serine/threonine-protein kinase, with protein sequence MAQSSRRLLTPTLPDRYLLGDPIGHSGGARVWAATDTATGDKVAVKTPLYADNYDAHLPKRLADEYRIASAFRHPHIMRVLDMDVTPGEPYSPYLVAELVDGQTFQSHRDARGAVGIDQVATIGLQLTDALRTMHAAGWVHRDVKSENVMFTGDGRVKLIDLGAAARTGDRDAEFVFGADGYVAPEIERAYRARLNRRDVELPLPHPSTDVYGAGVLLYEASTGVHTRTTLAHVIDRTGDGLPPLGRVVDNVPDALGRLVADMTASSRGDRPTAAEAHAALREIAARLPDGPSTPRVARSRSRTHGPQATRPAESGAAPPPVPHERSASRTGHPTAQTGRASESQHNAGSPSANHAPAPSTATPRTDGHAQAHPPATGANTRRVHQAVQSAAAGFSSGPAEKPTVTHQHQSPTTVNTRVLHPVPTISPYKTAHDLRLARHKTL encoded by the coding sequence ATGGCCCAGTCGTCCAGGCGGCTGCTGACACCGACGCTGCCGGACCGCTACCTTCTCGGCGACCCGATCGGCCACAGCGGTGGCGCCCGGGTGTGGGCGGCGACCGACACGGCGACCGGGGACAAGGTCGCCGTCAAGACCCCGCTCTACGCCGACAACTACGACGCCCACCTGCCCAAGCGGCTGGCGGACGAATACCGCATCGCCTCGGCCTTCCGGCACCCCCACATCATGCGCGTCCTGGACATGGACGTCACCCCCGGCGAGCCGTACAGCCCGTACCTGGTCGCCGAGTTGGTCGACGGACAGACGTTCCAGAGCCACCGGGACGCCCGCGGCGCGGTCGGCATCGACCAGGTCGCGACCATCGGGCTCCAGCTCACCGATGCCCTGCGCACCATGCACGCGGCGGGCTGGGTCCACCGAGACGTCAAGTCCGAGAACGTGATGTTCACCGGCGACGGGCGGGTGAAACTCATCGACCTCGGCGCCGCCGCGCGCACGGGCGACCGCGACGCGGAGTTCGTCTTCGGCGCCGACGGCTACGTCGCCCCCGAAATCGAACGCGCGTACCGTGCCCGGCTGAACCGCCGCGACGTCGAACTCCCTCTTCCCCACCCCTCGACGGATGTCTACGGCGCCGGAGTACTCCTGTACGAGGCCTCGACAGGGGTACACACGAGGACCACCCTCGCGCACGTCATCGACCGGACCGGCGACGGCCTCCCGCCCCTGGGCCGAGTCGTCGACAACGTGCCGGACGCGCTCGGGCGCCTGGTCGCCGACATGACGGCCTCCTCGCGCGGCGACCGGCCCACCGCCGCAGAGGCGCACGCGGCGCTGCGGGAGATCGCCGCCCGGTTGCCGGACGGGCCGTCGACGCCGCGGGTGGCCAGGAGCCGCAGCCGCACCCACGGCCCGCAGGCAACCCGGCCCGCCGAGTCCGGGGCCGCGCCGCCGCCCGTGCCTCACGAGCGGAGCGCGAGCCGGACAGGCCACCCCACGGCGCAAACCGGCCGTGCGTCGGAGTCCCAGCACAATGCCGGCAGTCCCTCGGCGAACCACGCACCGGCACCAAGCACCGCAACCCCACGAACGGACGGACATGCCCAGGCCCACCCACCCGCCACGGGGGCCAACACACGCCGCGTCCATCAGGCCGTGCAGTCGGCCGCGGCGGGTTTCAGCTCCGGTCCGGCCGAAAAACCGACCGTGACGCACCAGCACCAGTCCCCGACCACCGTGAACACCCGTGTGCTCCACCCGGTTCCGACCATCAGCCCTTACAAGACCGCTCATGACCTGAGGCTCGCTCGTCACAAGACCCTCTAG
- a CDS encoding DUF4232 domain-containing protein, which translates to MSSVAAVAVVSAVALTGCSAKAESAMPPAEPLAAAAPPETVVTTSRGPAEGGAANPGGPGTPAVGPAGAVSAPRPQSAGRPEAAAAEGGATDADTHGTRTIAPCATEALAVSSQKEPADAAETRHILITVQNAGGTTCDIFRHPYVLLGNAQAPAPVIEESDPDPGVPVTLAPGDEAYAAMVLNGPMDEYEVTGISLTLQGSAPGSTAGGPIDVPMPGAAPLYANDFQRVTYWTTAPGFALDFVMSK; encoded by the coding sequence GTGTCCTCGGTTGCCGCGGTCGCGGTCGTGTCCGCGGTCGCCTTGACCGGCTGCAGCGCGAAGGCCGAGTCGGCGATGCCGCCCGCGGAGCCTTTGGCCGCGGCGGCACCTCCGGAGACCGTCGTCACGACGTCGCGCGGTCCGGCCGAGGGCGGCGCCGCGAACCCGGGCGGTCCCGGAACTCCCGCTGTCGGCCCGGCCGGTGCCGTGAGTGCCCCGAGGCCGCAGAGTGCCGGCAGGCCTGAGGCCGCGGCAGCCGAGGGCGGGGCCACCGACGCCGACACGCACGGCACGCGGACGATCGCGCCCTGCGCCACGGAAGCGTTGGCGGTCTCCTCGCAGAAGGAGCCCGCGGACGCCGCGGAGACCCGGCACATCCTGATCACCGTCCAGAACGCCGGCGGCACGACGTGCGACATCTTCCGCCACCCCTACGTCCTGCTCGGCAACGCCCAGGCGCCGGCCCCGGTGATCGAGGAGAGCGACCCGGATCCGGGCGTGCCCGTCACCCTCGCACCGGGGGACGAAGCGTACGCGGCCATGGTCCTCAACGGACCGATGGACGAGTACGAGGTGACCGGCATCAGCCTCACCCTGCAGGGCAGCGCTCCCGGCAGCACGGCGGGCGGGCCGATCGACGTGCCGATGCCGGGCGCGGCACCGCTGTACGCCAACGACTTCCAACGCGTCACGTACTGGACCACCGCTCCCGGCTTCGCCCTGGACTTCGTCATGTCGAAGTGA
- a CDS encoding cold-shock protein: MAAGTVKWFNAEKGFGFIEQDGGGPDVFAHFSNIAGQGFRELQEGQKVTFDIAQGQKGPTAENIVSA; the protein is encoded by the coding sequence ATGGCTGCCGGTACTGTGAAGTGGTTCAACGCGGAAAAGGGCTTCGGTTTCATCGAGCAGGACGGCGGAGGCCCCGACGTCTTCGCTCACTTCTCGAACATCGCCGGCCAGGGCTTCCGTGAGCTCCAGGAAGGCCAGAAGGTGACCTTCGACATCGCGCAGGGCCAGAAGGGCCCGACGGCGGAGAACATCGTCTCCGCCTGA
- a CDS encoding DEAD/DEAH box helicase produces MNRTRKYDPFARTHTGRSGSGQRGSRFGSAPSGRSGGPSRSVGNGRRPSAPQGEFALPETVTPALPAVAAFSDLAMPAPLLAALGRQGVTEPFPIQAATLPNALAGRDVLGRGRTGSGKTLAFGLALLARTAGRRAEPRQPLALVLVPTRELAQQVTEALTPYARAVRLRLATVVGGVSISRQGNALRTGPEVVVATPGRLKDLIDRGYCRLDHVGITILDEADQMTDMGFMPQVTALLDQVRPDGQRMLFSATLDRNVDRLVHRFLNDPVVHSVDPSAGAVTTMEHHVLHVNGTEKHQAATEIAARDGRVIMFLDTKHAVDRMTRHLLMSGVRAAALHGGKSQPQRTRALAQFKSGHVTVLVATNVAARGIHVDNLDLVVNVDPPTDHKDYLHRGGRTARAGESGSVVTLVTPDQRRGMSRLMAAAGVTAQTTRVRSGDAELSRITGAQAPSGIPVTISPSAADVAPRERPRGGSSANRSRRSRPPQGRSTGRAPRRTSSRPSASDAAA; encoded by the coding sequence ATGAACCGCACACGCAAATACGATCCCTTCGCCCGCACCCACACCGGCCGTTCGGGTTCCGGACAGCGCGGAAGCCGCTTCGGGTCCGCCCCGTCCGGCAGATCCGGCGGCCCGAGCCGTTCGGTGGGCAACGGACGTCGCCCGTCGGCACCGCAGGGCGAATTCGCGCTGCCCGAGACGGTCACTCCGGCACTGCCCGCCGTGGCGGCGTTCTCCGATCTCGCCATGCCGGCGCCGCTGCTGGCGGCCCTCGGCAGGCAGGGCGTGACCGAGCCGTTCCCGATCCAGGCGGCGACCCTGCCCAACGCCCTTGCGGGGCGCGACGTTCTCGGCCGAGGCCGCACCGGATCGGGCAAGACCCTCGCCTTCGGCCTTGCGCTCCTGGCCCGCACCGCGGGAAGGCGCGCCGAACCGCGACAGCCGCTGGCGCTCGTCCTGGTTCCCACGCGCGAGCTGGCCCAGCAGGTCACCGAGGCGCTCACCCCGTACGCCCGCGCCGTGCGGCTGCGCCTCGCCACGGTGGTCGGCGGTGTGTCGATCAGCAGGCAGGGCAACGCACTTCGCACCGGTCCGGAGGTCGTCGTCGCGACCCCGGGTCGGCTCAAGGACCTCATCGACCGGGGCTACTGCCGCCTGGACCACGTCGGCATCACGATCCTCGACGAGGCCGACCAGATGACCGACATGGGATTCATGCCGCAGGTCACCGCACTGCTCGACCAGGTGCGGCCGGACGGACAGCGGATGCTGTTCTCGGCCACGCTGGACCGCAACGTCGATCGGCTGGTGCACCGCTTCCTGAACGACCCCGTGGTGCACTCCGTCGACCCCTCGGCAGGCGCGGTCACCACGATGGAACACCATGTGCTCCACGTGAACGGCACGGAAAAGCACCAGGCGGCCACGGAAATCGCGGCGCGCGACGGCCGGGTGATCATGTTCCTGGACACCAAGCACGCCGTCGACCGCATGACCCGGCACCTGCTGATGAGCGGGGTACGCGCCGCGGCGCTGCACGGCGGCAAGTCCCAGCCGCAACGCACGCGTGCGCTCGCCCAGTTCAAGTCCGGTCACGTGACGGTGCTGGTGGCCACCAACGTCGCCGCGCGCGGGATCCACGTCGACAATCTCGACTTGGTCGTGAACGTCGACCCGCCCACCGACCACAAGGACTACCTCCACCGCGGAGGCCGCACGGCTCGGGCCGGCGAGTCCGGCAGCGTCGTCACCCTCGTCACGCCCGACCAGCGCCGCGGCATGAGCCGGCTGATGGCGGCCGCGGGTGTCACCGCGCAGACCACCCGGGTTCGTTCCGGCGACGCGGAACTGAGCCGCATCACGGGGGCGCAGGCACCCTCGGGCATCCCGGTCACCATCTCCCCGTCGGCCGCGGATGTTGCTCCCCGGGAACGACCCCGGGGCGGCTCTTCCGCGAACCGGAGTCGGCGGAGCCGACCCCCGCAGGGCCGGAGCACCGGCCGAGCCCCGCGCCGCACGTCTTCTCGGCCGTCGGCCTCGGACGCCGCGGCCTGA
- a CDS encoding SCO5918 family protein → MRCVIAGFAFDLSKDGVLESMKGVKPEPVTGGFVVVGRRRYPVKQVGAILTRQDRRDFTADEVTRAMARLGFTCGASDGGPTPGLTPLETASAMLGTAAPA, encoded by the coding sequence ATGCGCTGTGTCATCGCCGGTTTCGCGTTCGATCTCTCCAAGGACGGAGTGCTGGAATCCATGAAGGGCGTCAAGCCCGAGCCCGTCACGGGCGGCTTCGTGGTCGTCGGCCGCCGTCGGTACCCGGTCAAGCAGGTCGGGGCTATCCTCACCCGGCAGGATCGCCGTGACTTCACCGCGGACGAGGTGACCCGGGCCATGGCCCGCCTCGGCTTCACGTGCGGCGCCTCCGACGGCGGGCCGACTCCCGGACTGACACCGCTCGAGACCGCCTCGGCGATGCTCGGCACCGCTGCCCCCGCGTAG
- a CDS encoding MerR family transcriptional regulator: MTAEDSFGRLDDDDYPAYTMGRAAEMLGTTQGFLRAIGEARLITPLRSEGGHRRYSRYQLRIAARARELVDRGTPIEAACRIVILEDQLEEALRINEELRKDRPPGRDGDDT; the protein is encoded by the coding sequence ATGACAGCTGAGGACTCGTTCGGCCGTCTCGACGACGACGACTACCCCGCCTACACGATGGGCCGCGCCGCCGAGATGCTCGGCACCACCCAGGGCTTCCTCCGCGCCATCGGCGAGGCCCGCCTGATCACCCCGCTCCGCTCCGAGGGCGGACACCGCCGCTACTCGCGCTACCAGTTGCGCATCGCCGCCCGCGCCCGCGAACTCGTCGACCGCGGCACCCCCATCGAGGCGGCCTGCCGCATCGTCATCCTCGAAGACCAGCTGGAAGAAGCCCTCCGCATCAACGAAGAACTTCGCAAGGACCGCCCGCCCGGCCGGGATGGCGACGACACCTAG
- a CDS encoding VWA domain-containing protein, with the protein MPSEIELVLDLSGSMQADDAGGQTRLAAAKQAVGRIVDTAPDEARLGLRAYGAAYPGEDRTRGRSDTQLLTPIGPMNAVSRAAAKQKIAGMQAVGFTPIGVALRAAAQDLGTDGPRRIVLISDGEDTRAPPPCDVAKELKATGIDLAVDAVGFVVSHIARR; encoded by the coding sequence ATGCCATCGGAGATCGAACTCGTCCTCGACCTGTCCGGTTCGATGCAGGCCGACGACGCGGGCGGCCAGACCCGCCTGGCCGCCGCGAAGCAGGCCGTCGGCCGCATCGTCGACACAGCACCCGACGAGGCCCGGCTCGGACTGCGCGCCTACGGCGCCGCCTATCCCGGTGAGGACCGCACGCGGGGCCGCTCCGACACACAGCTCTTGACCCCCATCGGGCCGATGAACGCCGTGTCGCGCGCCGCCGCGAAGCAGAAGATCGCCGGAATGCAGGCGGTCGGCTTCACCCCGATCGGTGTCGCGTTGCGCGCCGCCGCCCAGGACCTCGGCACCGACGGCCCGCGGCGCATCGTCCTGATCTCGGACGGCGAGGACACCCGCGCGCCGCCGCCGTGCGACGTCGCCAAGGAACTCAAGGCCACCGGAATCGACCTCGCCGTCGACGCCGTCGGCTTCGTCGTCTCCCACATCGCACGCCGGTGA
- a CDS encoding excinuclease ABC subunit UvrA: MRETTRQFDKLQEPLDVAPPLPDRQGGPALTASAADPAREGTNAGRESIDVVGARTNNLRDVTVSIPRGRLVAFTGVSGSGKTSLAIDTLHSEAQLRYLEGLSPFVRQYITQRNRPKVDRILGLGATLAVDQRRLNRNPRSTVATITGIDGHLGLLYSRLPVLGADPATADGNGHLTTAHFDRNTPEGSCAQCHGVGGHWQAQEDLIITRPELPLFDGASPWYAKWRSGEHSFIPALAEKRGVDLGRPWQSLPEAFRRCVLYGTGDEVVEATVDIPNKNETARMTYTGSQPLRGALAEVERVFVNARTPGAKQRYLPYMRKRPCVTCGGDGYDRAARSVRLGGLAYPALLEVDVREVCGWAECVAGELDARQRAVGEPLLWDLGRRLGILDRLGLSHLQLSRSAATLSGGELQRTRLAAQLCTELSGITFVLDEPGTGLHPADKSHLLDIALELREAGNTVLLVEHDPELIARADWVVDMGPGAGRLGGEVLVSGPPAAVAAHPDSLTGRHLAGAEPRLRRTRRPVDDDNGWVELYGLRAHNVVADLVRFPAGRLTCLTGVSGSGKSSLLGALGASVQAALAGTVDDSVREVGGLDAFGWVAVVDQDPLGRTPRSNPATYSKAFDLVRKLFAETESARARGLDASWFSFNTADGGRCETCTGYGRKLVDMHFLPDVWVVCDACEGRRYTPEALEITYRGLAVDQVLDLTVAEAVERLPEPRQLAETLRSLEQVGLGYLQLGQSATELSGGEAQRLKLASAIRRGAAGRKAGLVVLDEPVSGLHPSDVQRVVDALDVLVDSGNTVVVAEHDIPVAASADWVIDLGPGGGPGGGAVVAQGTPETVAAADTPTAGYLRRYAEGLPLLEVHQAARR; this comes from the coding sequence ATGCGCGAAACCACACGGCAATTCGACAAGCTTCAGGAGCCGCTCGACGTCGCACCGCCGCTCCCCGACCGACAAGGCGGACCAGCGTTGACCGCGTCAGCGGCAGACCCCGCGCGCGAGGGAACCAACGCCGGTCGCGAGAGCATCGACGTCGTGGGAGCGCGCACCAACAACCTGCGCGACGTCACCGTGAGCATCCCCAGAGGGCGGCTCGTCGCCTTCACCGGCGTGAGCGGCAGCGGAAAGACCTCCCTCGCGATCGACACACTGCACAGCGAGGCCCAACTGCGTTATCTGGAAGGGCTTTCGCCGTTCGTACGGCAGTACATCACGCAACGCAACCGACCCAAGGTCGACCGCATCCTCGGACTCGGCGCGACACTTGCCGTCGACCAGCGTCGCCTGAACCGCAACCCGCGCTCCACCGTCGCGACGATCACGGGCATCGACGGACACCTGGGGCTGCTCTACTCACGCCTCCCGGTGCTCGGCGCGGATCCGGCGACGGCCGACGGCAACGGGCACCTGACGACCGCGCACTTCGACCGCAACACCCCGGAGGGGAGCTGCGCTCAGTGCCACGGAGTGGGCGGACACTGGCAGGCGCAGGAGGACCTGATCATCACCCGCCCCGAACTCCCGCTCTTCGACGGGGCGTCGCCCTGGTACGCCAAGTGGCGGTCCGGTGAGCACTCGTTCATCCCGGCGCTCGCCGAGAAGCGGGGCGTGGACCTCGGGCGGCCGTGGCAGTCGCTGCCCGAGGCGTTCCGCCGCTGCGTGCTGTACGGCACGGGTGACGAGGTCGTGGAGGCGACCGTCGACATACCGAACAAGAACGAGACGGCGCGGATGACCTACACCGGAAGCCAGCCGCTGCGCGGCGCGCTCGCCGAGGTGGAGCGGGTGTTCGTGAACGCCCGGACGCCCGGCGCCAAGCAGCGCTACCTGCCGTACATGCGCAAGCGGCCGTGCGTCACCTGCGGGGGCGACGGGTACGACCGGGCGGCCCGGTCGGTCCGGCTCGGCGGCCTGGCGTACCCCGCGCTCCTGGAGGTGGACGTCCGCGAGGTGTGCGGCTGGGCGGAGTGTGTGGCGGGTGAACTGGACGCCCGGCAACGCGCCGTGGGCGAGCCACTGCTGTGGGACCTGGGCCGCCGACTCGGCATCCTCGACCGGCTCGGCCTGTCCCACCTTCAGCTGTCCCGGAGTGCGGCGACGCTGTCCGGCGGCGAGTTGCAGCGAACGCGGCTCGCCGCGCAGCTGTGCACCGAGCTGAGCGGCATCACCTTCGTCCTCGACGAGCCCGGGACCGGGCTGCATCCGGCGGACAAGTCCCACCTGCTCGACATCGCCCTGGAGTTGCGCGAGGCCGGGAACACCGTGCTCCTCGTCGAGCACGACCCCGAACTGATCGCCCGGGCGGACTGGGTGGTCGACATGGGGCCCGGTGCCGGCCGCCTCGGCGGCGAGGTCCTGGTGTCGGGTCCGCCCGCCGCCGTGGCCGCCCACCCGGACTCGCTGACCGGGCGCCATCTGGCCGGCGCGGAGCCCCGGCTGCGCCGGACCCGCCGCCCGGTCGACGACGACAACGGCTGGGTGGAGCTGTACGGCCTGCGCGCCCACAACGTGGTCGCCGACCTCGTGCGATTCCCCGCCGGCCGACTCACCTGCCTGACCGGGGTGAGCGGCAGCGGGAAGAGCAGCCTGCTCGGCGCGCTCGGTGCGAGCGTCCAGGCCGCGTTGGCCGGAACGGTGGACGACTCGGTGCGGGAGGTCGGCGGTCTCGACGCGTTCGGCTGGGTCGCGGTGGTCGACCAGGACCCGCTGGGACGCACGCCGCGCTCGAACCCGGCCACGTACAGCAAGGCGTTCGACCTGGTCCGCAAGCTGTTCGCCGAGACGGAATCGGCCCGGGCCCGTGGGCTCGACGCCTCGTGGTTCAGCTTCAACACGGCCGACGGCGGGCGCTGCGAGACCTGCACCGGATACGGGCGCAAGCTGGTGGACATGCACTTCCTGCCGGATGTGTGGGTGGTGTGCGACGCGTGCGAGGGCCGGCGTTACACGCCGGAGGCCCTGGAGATCACCTACCGTGGCCTGGCCGTCGACCAGGTGCTGGACCTGACCGTCGCGGAGGCCGTGGAACGTCTCCCCGAGCCTCGGCAGCTCGCGGAGACACTGAGATCTCTGGAGCAGGTCGGCCTCGGCTACCTCCAACTCGGCCAGAGCGCCACCGAGTTGTCCGGCGGTGAGGCACAGCGGCTGAAGCTCGCGTCCGCGATCCGGCGGGGCGCCGCGGGCCGCAAGGCCGGCCTCGTGGTGCTCGACGAGCCGGTGTCGGGGCTGCACCCTTCGGACGTCCAGCGGGTGGTGGACGCACTCGATGTGCTGGTCGACTCGGGGAACACCGTCGTCGTGGCCGAACACGACATCCCCGTGGCCGCCTCCGCCGACTGGGTCATCGACCTGGGGCCGGGCGGAGGGCCGGGCGGAGGGGCGGTGGTCGCGCAGGGCACCCCGGAAACCGTCGCGGCGGCGGACACCCCGACCGCCGGATACCTCCGCCGGTACGCGGAAGGCCTGCCGCTCCTGGAAGTACACCAGGCCGCGCGCCGCTGA
- a CDS encoding helix-turn-helix transcriptional regulator: protein MRNEVRRLRTAQELSQQALGVALGVSRQTVNAIEQGRYDPSLPLAIRIARHFGTTVEEIFHVDDA from the coding sequence GTGCGGAACGAAGTCAGGCGGCTGCGAACCGCCCAAGAGCTCTCCCAGCAGGCGCTCGGCGTCGCGCTGGGAGTCTCCCGGCAGACCGTCAACGCGATCGAACAAGGACGGTACGACCCGTCGTTGCCACTGGCGATCCGCATCGCCAGGCACTTCGGGACAACGGTGGAGGAGATCTTTCATGTCGACGACGCTTAA